The following proteins are co-located in the Methanosarcinales archaeon genome:
- the hdrC gene encoding CoB--CoM heterodisulfide reductase subunit C: protein MSEVIKASNLDPTFRQEVFEEPGAEKITLCFNCTGCTSGCPMAEQEPEYNIRKFLRMANLGMKDELLNSPYIWYCTTCYKCQERCPQGVQNVDALLKIRTIAVHDGIILGPHKKVGQIVIKLGHAVPINDDTKEKRKKLGLDELPPTVHRFPDALDEVKKLMQIVGFDKIVAEEAEK, encoded by the coding sequence ATGAGTGAAGTTATTAAGGCAAGTAATCTGGATCCCACCTTCAGGCAGGAAGTCTTTGAAGAACCAGGGGCAGAGAAGATCACTCTGTGTTTCAACTGTACAGGCTGCACCTCCGGATGTCCCATGGCAGAGCAGGAACCTGAGTATAATATACGCAAATTCCTGAGAATGGCTAACCTGGGCATGAAGGACGAGCTGTTGAACAGCCCGTATATCTGGTACTGTACCACATGCTATAAATGTCAGGAACGGTGCCCTCAGGGTGTGCAGAATGTGGATGCCCTGCTCAAGATACGTACCATTGCGGTCCATGACGGCATCATACTGGGTCCCCATAAGAAGGTGGGCCAGATCGTGATAAAGCTGGGACATGCAGTACCCATTAATGACGATACAAAAGAGAAGAGGAAGAAACTGGGACTTGATGAGTTGCCTCCCACTGTACACAGGTTCCCTGACGCTTTAGACGAGGTCAAGAAGTTGATGCAAATTGTAGGATTTGATAAGATCGTGGCAGAGGAGGCTGAAAAATGA
- a CDS encoding CoB--CoM heterodisulfide reductase iron-sulfur subunit A family protein produces the protein MTEQEAVTENIEAEEPRIGAFICECGVNIGGAVDCQAVADYISTLPNVTTAVVNKYTCSDAGQAEIKNAIKELDLNRVLVASCTPKTHEPIFRACVEEAGLNPYLFEFVNIREHCSWIHMWEKEDATHKAKELVRMGVARAAKLEPLQSSEVPVTNKALVIGAGVTGMQAALDIGDMGFQVYLVEQGPSIGGKMAQLDKTFPTNDCSICILGPKMVEVARNPNIEIMSYSEVVEVDGYVGNFKVKVKHKPRYLNIEDCSGCGLCTEKCPIEVPYTEFNEGIGTRKAIYVPFPQAVPLRALVDKSVCIDCGACIKACERGAIDMEQEETFSELDVGVIIVAAGYDVYDPEPKHEYGFGLYDNVITTMEFERLINASGPTMGKVVRPSDVQPPKRIGFVQCVGSRDKNSNIYCSSFCCMASLKNAQLIKEKYPDTEVYIMYMDMRTPFRMYEEFYNRARDSGIKFIRGKPAEVTEDENKNIIARVEDTLTGEIVNLELDLMVLSVGAVSPESTETIRQILKVSRAADGFMMEAHPKLKPVDTTLDGIFIGGMTQGPKDIPYSISQGSACAARATRFLAQGKALTEGITVKVDEDICVDCGVCVPMCPFQALSLEDGKLNILSALCKGCGTCAVACPTGALQQSHFKNDQLLAQVKNVFAYGEV, from the coding sequence ATGACAGAACAAGAAGCAGTAACTGAAAATATAGAGGCAGAGGAACCCAGAATAGGGGCTTTCATCTGCGAATGCGGTGTGAACATAGGAGGTGCAGTGGACTGCCAGGCTGTGGCAGATTATATTAGCACCCTGCCTAATGTGACCACTGCGGTTGTTAATAAATACACATGCAGCGATGCCGGACAGGCAGAGATCAAGAATGCGATCAAGGAACTTGATCTGAACAGGGTGCTGGTAGCATCATGTACGCCCAAGACCCATGAGCCCATATTCAGGGCATGCGTGGAAGAGGCCGGATTGAACCCATACCTGTTCGAGTTTGTGAACATCAGGGAGCACTGCAGCTGGATACATATGTGGGAGAAGGAAGATGCAACCCACAAGGCCAAGGAACTGGTGCGCATGGGCGTGGCCAGGGCTGCAAAGCTTGAACCCTTGCAGTCCAGTGAAGTACCTGTGACAAATAAGGCGCTGGTCATCGGGGCCGGGGTTACAGGTATGCAGGCGGCACTGGATATCGGTGATATGGGATTCCAGGTGTATCTTGTGGAACAGGGACCTTCCATCGGCGGTAAGATGGCACAGCTGGATAAGACCTTCCCCACCAACGATTGCAGTATCTGTATCCTGGGTCCAAAGATGGTGGAAGTGGCCCGTAATCCTAATATCGAGATCATGAGCTACTCGGAAGTTGTAGAAGTAGACGGTTATGTGGGTAATTTCAAAGTGAAGGTGAAACACAAACCCAGGTACCTCAATATTGAAGATTGCAGTGGATGCGGATTGTGCACTGAAAAGTGCCCGATCGAGGTGCCCTATACCGAGTTCAATGAAGGTATCGGAACTCGAAAAGCCATCTACGTGCCTTTCCCCCAGGCAGTACCTTTGCGGGCTTTGGTGGACAAATCTGTGTGCATCGATTGTGGAGCTTGCATCAAGGCTTGTGAGCGCGGCGCCATTGATATGGAACAGGAAGAGACGTTCTCTGAACTGGATGTAGGCGTGATAATTGTAGCTGCGGGTTACGATGTATATGACCCCGAACCAAAGCACGAATACGGGTTCGGATTATACGATAATGTGATCACTACCATGGAGTTCGAGCGGCTCATCAATGCCAGCGGACCAACCATGGGTAAAGTGGTCAGGCCTTCTGATGTGCAGCCGCCCAAGCGCATCGGGTTTGTACAATGTGTGGGCAGCAGGGATAAGAACTCCAATATATATTGTTCCAGTTTCTGCTGCATGGCTTCCCTGAAGAATGCCCAGTTGATCAAGGAAAAATATCCTGACACTGAAGTATATATCATGTATATGGATATGAGAACGCCTTTCAGGATGTATGAGGAGTTCTATAACAGGGCTAGGGATTCTGGTATCAAGTTCATCAGGGGTAAACCGGCAGAGGTTACCGAGGATGAGAATAAAAATATCATTGCCAGGGTAGAGGATACCCTGACAGGTGAGATCGTGAACCTGGAACTGGACCTGATGGTATTGAGCGTAGGTGCGGTGTCTCCCGAGAGTACCGAGACCATACGGCAGATATTAAAAGTGAGCAGGGCCGCGGACGGGTTCATGATGGAAGCTCATCCAAAGTTGAAACCTGTGGACACTACACTGGATGGCATCTTTATCGGTGGCATGACCCAGGGACCAAAGGATATTCCGTATTCCATTTCACAGGGTAGTGCATGTGCAGCCAGAGCAACGCGGTTTTTGGCACAGGGCAAGGCGCTGACCGAGGGTATTACCGTAAAAGTGGACGAGGATATCTGTGTGGACTGCGGTGTGTGCGTACCCATGTGTCCATTCCAGGCTTTGTCTTTAGAGGACGGGAAGTTGAATATTCTCTCAGCCCTGTGCAAGGGCTGCGGTACGTGCGCCGTCGCCTGTCCGACAGGGGCATTGCAGCAAAGTCATTTCAAGAATGACCAGCTTCTGGCACAGGTTAAGAACGTATTCGCCTACGGGGAGGTATGA
- a CDS encoding CoB--CoM heterodisulfide reductase iron-sulfur subunit A family protein produces the protein MSKLVGAVAVAGGGIAGIQSAIDLANSGLKVYLIEKGTTVGGKMAQLDKTFPTLDCAMCTLSPKLADVARHPNIELLTYSEITGIEGEAGDFTVRVKKKARYVDPEKCTACELCVSKCPAKVPNEYNEGQGMRKAIYLAFPQAVPRVFTIDAEHCIYLTKGKCGNCAKVCENDAINYEDKDEEIEINVGSVILNSGFEPFDASQLEQYRLDHPNVVTSLEFERQLSSSGPYEGHVTLADGTHPKKIAWIQCIGSRSPEIGRKNCSSVCCMYATKEAMVAMEHDPELETTIFNIDVRAFGKGFEEFYQKADKEKGIRYIRSRPSGVEVDPLTDKLSLKYEVEGNGINQEEFDMVVLSIGLTPSESSKKLAEIAKIEMDDMGFVKTKIDSPLETNRPGIFVSGAIQGPKDIPDTVADASGAASKASSLLSSERGTLVTEREYPPEKNIGDEVRTGVLVCRCGINIGSIVDVPDVVEYVKTLPGVVFAKEEVYACSTDSLAGIADMVKEHDLNRVVVASCTPRTHEPLFQDTLMEAGLNPYLFELANIREHCSWVHQNEKEKATQKAKDIIRMSTARANLTQPLYTQKVEFNKDALVLGGGIAGMTAALDIADKGFNVTLVEKGPELGGLLKTYTRLQDGRTTKEILDPIIERVESHPNINVLKDAELVELEGSMGNFTGKIKGVNVEEEIQSGVAVIATGTTELKPEGYFSYGKFPNIMTESELEQKLEEGVDARNIVIIQCAGGRNDDRPYCSRACCTVAMKNAIRLKEEDPDRNVYVLYRDIRTYGKWEELYTRARELGVVFMRYTQDREPQVEEKTITVYDHLLDMEFEIDYDLAVLSAPMVPPETNETLAPLFKVPLDANRFFLEAHIKLRPVDFATDGVFLCGTAQAPKLVDEAVSQASAAASRATTILSRDYLETIGNVSVVDPELCIGCGRCTLVCPFNAPELKEIVVETEEIIYTTKKSEINPTLCKGCGSCAAECPTGAITPKHFTSPQIMAVIKAYGEGIQ, from the coding sequence ATGAGCAAACTAGTAGGTGCTGTGGCAGTGGCCGGCGGAGGTATAGCTGGTATCCAGAGCGCCATTGATCTGGCCAACAGCGGTCTGAAGGTGTATCTGATCGAGAAAGGTACCACCGTAGGCGGCAAGATGGCACAGCTGGACAAGACATTCCCCACGCTGGATTGTGCCATGTGTACGCTCTCCCCGAAACTGGCTGATGTGGCCCGGCACCCCAACATAGAATTACTAACCTACAGCGAGATCACCGGAATCGAAGGCGAAGCCGGAGATTTTACTGTCAGGGTGAAGAAGAAGGCAAGGTACGTGGACCCTGAGAAATGTACGGCATGCGAACTCTGTGTATCTAAATGCCCGGCCAAGGTACCTAATGAATATAATGAAGGCCAGGGTATGAGAAAAGCCATTTACCTGGCATTCCCCCAGGCTGTACCCAGGGTGTTCACAATTGATGCAGAACACTGTATATATCTGACAAAGGGTAAGTGCGGCAATTGCGCCAAGGTGTGCGAGAATGATGCCATCAATTATGAGGATAAGGACGAGGAGATCGAAATCAATGTGGGCAGTGTTATTCTCAATTCAGGGTTTGAGCCCTTTGACGCTTCCCAATTAGAACAATACAGGCTGGATCACCCCAATGTGGTCACTTCCCTGGAGTTCGAGAGGCAGTTGAGTTCATCCGGACCCTACGAGGGTCATGTGACCCTGGCAGACGGGACACACCCGAAGAAGATCGCATGGATACAGTGTATTGGCTCACGCAGTCCCGAGATCGGGCGCAAGAACTGCAGCAGTGTGTGCTGCATGTATGCCACCAAGGAAGCCATGGTTGCCATGGAGCATGATCCTGAGCTTGAGACAACCATATTCAATATCGATGTGCGAGCCTTTGGCAAAGGATTCGAGGAATTCTACCAAAAAGCAGATAAGGAGAAAGGCATACGCTATATCCGATCCCGACCTTCTGGCGTTGAAGTGGATCCACTGACCGATAAACTCTCATTGAAATATGAGGTGGAAGGGAACGGTATCAATCAGGAAGAGTTTGATATGGTAGTGCTGTCCATAGGCCTGACACCGTCTGAGAGCAGCAAAAAACTGGCAGAGATCGCAAAGATTGAAATGGATGATATGGGCTTTGTCAAGACCAAGATCGACAGTCCCCTGGAGACAAACAGGCCCGGTATCTTTGTGAGCGGTGCCATCCAGGGTCCCAAGGATATTCCTGATACCGTGGCAGACGCCAGCGGGGCAGCCAGCAAGGCATCCTCACTGTTGTCCAGTGAACGGGGTACTCTTGTTACCGAGAGGGAGTATCCGCCAGAGAAGAATATTGGCGATGAAGTGCGGACAGGTGTTTTGGTCTGCCGCTGCGGTATCAATATCGGCAGTATCGTTGACGTACCTGATGTGGTAGAGTATGTCAAGACACTGCCGGGTGTGGTGTTCGCTAAGGAAGAGGTGTATGCCTGCAGTACTGACAGTCTGGCTGGTATTGCTGATATGGTAAAGGAACATGACCTGAACCGCGTGGTTGTGGCATCGTGTACGCCCAGGACACATGAGCCCCTGTTCCAGGACACATTAATGGAAGCGGGGCTTAATCCGTATCTGTTCGAACTGGCAAATATCAGGGAACACTGCAGCTGGGTACATCAGAACGAAAAGGAAAAGGCCACCCAAAAGGCAAAGGATATTATCAGGATGAGCACGGCCAGGGCGAACCTGACCCAACCGTTGTACACGCAGAAGGTGGAATTCAATAAGGATGCGCTGGTACTGGGCGGCGGGATCGCCGGCATGACAGCGGCCCTGGACATTGCAGATAAGGGTTTCAATGTCACTCTGGTTGAGAAAGGACCAGAGCTTGGCGGGCTGCTTAAAACATATACCAGACTGCAGGACGGCCGTACTACAAAAGAGATATTAGATCCTATAATTGAGCGGGTGGAATCCCATCCAAATATCAATGTTTTAAAGGACGCCGAACTGGTGGAACTGGAAGGTTCCATGGGTAATTTCACAGGAAAGATCAAAGGTGTCAATGTGGAGGAAGAGATTCAGTCCGGTGTGGCTGTGATAGCTACCGGCACCACTGAACTGAAACCGGAAGGATACTTCTCATATGGGAAGTTCCCCAATATTATGACCGAGAGCGAACTTGAACAGAAGCTGGAAGAAGGTGTGGATGCCAGGAATATAGTGATCATCCAGTGTGCCGGCGGGCGCAATGATGATCGGCCCTATTGTTCCAGAGCATGCTGTACCGTGGCCATGAAGAATGCTATTCGACTCAAGGAAGAAGATCCTGATAGGAACGTGTACGTATTATACAGGGATATCAGGACATACGGCAAATGGGAAGAGCTATACACCAGAGCCAGGGAACTGGGCGTGGTGTTCATGCGCTATACCCAGGACCGGGAGCCCCAGGTCGAAGAAAAGACAATTACCGTATATGATCACCTGCTGGATATGGAATTCGAGATCGACTACGACCTTGCTGTACTTAGTGCGCCTATGGTGCCGCCAGAGACTAACGAGACCCTGGCGCCCCTGTTCAAGGTGCCGCTGGACGCTAACAGGTTCTTCCTGGAAGCGCATATCAAGTTGCGGCCCGTGGATTTTGCAACGGACGGCGTGTTCCTGTGCGGAACGGCCCAGGCACCAAAACTGGTGGATGAGGCTGTGTCCCAGGCATCAGCTGCCGCATCCCGGGCCACCACTATACTTTCAAGGGACTATCTTGAGACTATTGGCAATGTGTCTGTGGTTGACCCAGAACTATGCATCGGTTGCGGCCGCTGTACACTGGTATGCCCGTTCAATGCGCCTGAGCTTAAAGAGATCGTGGTTGAGACCGAGGAGATCATTTATACTACGAAGAAGAGTGAGATCAATCCTACCCTGTGCAAGGGCTGCGGGTCCTGTGCTGCCGAGTGTCCCACAGGGGCAATCACTCCCAAGCACTTCACCTCACCCCAGATCATGGCTGTGATCAAAGCATACGGGGAGGGGATACAATGA
- the hdrB gene encoding CoB--CoM heterodisulfide reductase subunit B: MTKLSFFLGCIAPNRYPGIEASTKKTLNKLGIELEDLEGASCCPAPGVFRSFDKNTWLSLASRNITLSEAMGDDILTVCNGCFGSLTDANNVLKEDAELKAEVNKILAQIGKEFKGTQDVRHIVEYLYQEVGPEKIKEAVTNPLDLRVAVHYGCHLVKPSKERHLGSVEKPTFFDELVEATGATSVDYEDKMACCGAGGGARTAVIDTTLKLVDKKLDNMEAANVDCVVDACPFCHLQFDVGQTEIKKKFEKEHGMPVLHYSQLLGLAMGFTPEELGIDQNFVENSKFIEKIRGGAK, translated from the coding sequence ATGACCAAATTATCATTTTTCCTGGGCTGCATAGCCCCCAATAGATATCCTGGTATCGAAGCCTCCACCAAGAAGACGTTGAATAAATTGGGCATTGAACTGGAGGACCTGGAAGGTGCTTCATGCTGTCCTGCTCCGGGAGTGTTCCGGTCCTTTGACAAGAACACCTGGCTCTCACTGGCATCCAGGAACATCACACTTTCGGAAGCCATGGGTGACGATATCCTGACAGTCTGCAACGGTTGTTTCGGCTCCCTGACAGATGCCAATAATGTACTGAAAGAAGATGCAGAGCTAAAAGCCGAGGTCAACAAGATACTGGCCCAGATCGGTAAGGAATTCAAAGGCACACAGGATGTGCGCCATATTGTTGAATACCTCTACCAGGAAGTGGGACCAGAAAAGATAAAGGAAGCAGTGACCAACCCGCTGGACCTTAGAGTGGCAGTGCATTACGGATGCCACCTTGTTAAACCAAGCAAGGAGCGGCATCTTGGATCTGTGGAGAAACCCACGTTCTTTGACGAACTGGTGGAAGCAACAGGGGCCACTTCAGTGGACTATGAGGATAAGATGGCTTGCTGCGGAGCCGGTGGTGGTGCCAGGACTGCGGTGATAGATACCACCCTGAAACTTGTTGACAAAAAACTTGATAATATGGAAGCAGCCAATGTGGACTGCGTAGTGGATGCATGTCCATTCTGCCATTTGCAGTTTGATGTGGGCCAGACAGAGATTAAGAAAAAATTTGAAAAGGAACACGGTATGCCTGTGCTGCACTATTCGCAGCTGCTGGGACTTGCCATGGGTTTTACCCCTGAGGAACTGGGTATCGACCAGAACTTTGTGGAAAATAGTAAATTTATTGAAAAAATCAGAGGTGGTGCGAAATGA
- a CDS encoding hydrogenase iron-sulfur subunit: MPETEWEPKIVAFCCNWCSYGGADTAGMGRFQQPASTRVIRVMCSGRIDPLHVFNAFLEGADAVLVTGCHLGDCHYVNGNEKAELKYQFLEEMVHELGLEPDRLHLNWISASEGERFANFINDVTAKVKELGPSPLKPAGVS; this comes from the coding sequence ATGCCTGAAACTGAATGGGAACCAAAGATCGTGGCCTTCTGTTGCAACTGGTGCAGTTATGGCGGTGCAGATACGGCCGGCATGGGCAGGTTCCAGCAGCCTGCATCCACCCGTGTTATACGGGTCATGTGTTCTGGACGTATTGATCCCCTGCATGTGTTCAATGCCTTTTTAGAGGGTGCGGATGCAGTGCTGGTTACAGGTTGCCACCTGGGCGACTGCCACTATGTGAATGGTAATGAAAAAGCCGAGTTAAAATACCAGTTCCTGGAAGAGATGGTGCATGAACTGGGACTGGAACCTGACAGGTTGCACCTGAACTGGATATCTGCCAGTGAGGGCGAGAGGTTCGCTAATTTCATCAATGATGTCACAGCTAAGGTGAAGGAACTGGGACCAAGTCCCTTAAAACCAGCAGGGGTGAGCTAA
- a CDS encoding Coenzyme F420 hydrogenase/dehydrogenase, beta subunit C-terminal domain → MVAVGDMLVGYATDEDVRKRGASGGLVTAVLAAALEKGLVEDVVVMKHINEFEAVPIITDDVDEVLASTGSLHSVPVNLAKYAKGRKVAMPAKPCDAQAVIEQSKRNMIDLDTTYIVGLNCGGSMHPVVTKKMLAEMYDIDPDDVVGEEIEKGKLIFKTKDGQEKGIPIDELEEAGFGRRESCRFCTIKIPVNADLACGNWGVIGDLAGSATFCQVMNDKGVKLLENAIDAGRIEVQPASDKAIAIREKVNNAMVNLGNTLEEKIITEIPDEERLQYYLGQMENCIDCGACKEVCPVCSCDEDSKCTMFHSLADDYKMSMYHLVRLLHLTDSCIACGQCSDVCPSDIPITILQSRFAIPAQRKRNYQPGMNLDRPPFFEVMVK, encoded by the coding sequence ATGGTTGCAGTAGGTGATATGTTAGTGGGATATGCCACTGACGAAGATGTGCGAAAGCGCGGTGCTTCAGGCGGACTGGTTACTGCCGTACTGGCTGCAGCCCTGGAAAAAGGATTGGTTGAGGACGTGGTTGTCATGAAACATATCAATGAGTTTGAAGCAGTGCCTATTATTACTGATGATGTTGATGAGGTGCTGGCATCCACAGGCAGTCTTCATTCAGTACCTGTGAATCTGGCCAAGTATGCTAAGGGCCGCAAGGTGGCAATGCCTGCTAAACCTTGTGATGCACAGGCTGTTATTGAACAGAGCAAGCGCAATATGATCGATCTGGATACTACCTATATCGTGGGATTGAACTGCGGTGGCAGCATGCATCCGGTTGTTACCAAGAAGATGCTGGCCGAGATGTATGATATTGACCCTGATGATGTAGTCGGGGAAGAGATCGAAAAGGGAAAATTGATATTTAAGACAAAGGACGGCCAGGAGAAGGGTATTCCCATTGATGAACTGGAGGAAGCAGGTTTTGGACGGCGGGAAAGCTGCCGGTTTTGTACTATCAAAATACCGGTAAATGCTGATCTTGCCTGTGGAAACTGGGGCGTGATCGGGGATCTGGCTGGCAGTGCAACATTCTGTCAGGTGATGAACGATAAGGGTGTAAAACTTCTGGAGAACGCTATTGATGCGGGCCGTATCGAAGTGCAGCCTGCCAGTGATAAGGCAATTGCAATTCGCGAGAAGGTGAATAATGCAATGGTGAACCTGGGTAATACCCTGGAAGAGAAGATAATAACCGAGATACCTGATGAAGAACGACTGCAATATTATCTGGGCCAGATGGAGAACTGTATTGACTGCGGTGCTTGTAAGGAAGTGTGTCCTGTATGCTCCTGCGATGAGGATTCAAAATGTACTATGTTCCATTCCCTGGCAGATGATTACAAGATGAGCATGTACCACTTGGTGAGATTGCTGCACCTGACTGATAGCTGTATCGCATGCGGCCAGTGCAGTGATGTGTGTCCTTCTGATATTCCCATAACTATACTGCAGAGCAGGTTTGCTATTCCTGCGCAGCGTAAACGCAATTACCAGCCCGGGATGAATCTTGATCGTCCCCCCTTCTTCGAGGTGATGGTAAAATGA
- a CDS encoding hydrogenase iron-sulfur subunit, translating to MSEFEPDILTFCCNWCSYAGADLAGVSRLQYPANNRIVRVMCSSRIEPSFILEALREGTDGILVTGCHIGDCHYIEGNVHTDERMKEMVDALEHLGLDGRLHLEWVSAAEGKKFQETLIGFVEKIKALGPSPLKKGVDD from the coding sequence ATGAGCGAATTCGAACCAGATATACTTACCTTCTGCTGCAACTGGTGCAGCTATGCCGGGGCCGACCTGGCAGGCGTGTCCAGGCTGCAGTACCCTGCTAATAACAGGATTGTCAGGGTAATGTGCAGCAGCAGGATCGAACCATCCTTTATCCTGGAAGCGTTGAGAGAAGGCACAGACGGTATCCTGGTAACAGGATGCCATATTGGGGACTGCCACTATATTGAGGGCAATGTCCATACTGATGAGAGGATGAAGGAAATGGTAGATGCATTGGAACATCTGGGACTTGACGGTCGATTGCACCTGGAATGGGTGTCTGCCGCAGAGGGGAAGAAGTTCCAGGAAACACTAATCGGTTTTGTAGAAAAAATAAAGGCTTTAGGTCCCAGTCCATTAAAAAAAGGGGTGGATGATTAA